The Caulobacter sp. FWC26 genome window below encodes:
- a CDS encoding thiolase family protein has translation MNPVYVVAAVRTPIGRFRGALAGVRADHLGAHALNALVARAGVGAEHIDDVIFGCVTQIGEQSANIARTSLLGAGWPETIPAMTVDRKCGSSEAAIHIGAAQIAAGVSDLVVAGGAEAMSRVPMGSNRAIHGEAFGWMVSDRYETTSQGEAAERIADKYGFDRDVLDDFAAESHRRAAAATDAGRFVAETVAVPVAELCEKDWEGPRDPLEADQTIRRDTSREKLSTLKTSFREQGRITAGNASQISDGAAVVLLASEAAVKRFNLTPLARIRSVAVVGADPTLMLEGPIAASRKAAALAGLAFDDIALFEVNEAFASVPMMWMQATGVDADRLNVNGGAIALGHPLGATGARIATSLIHELRRTGQRYGLQAICCAGGLATATVYENLDASAAPAVV, from the coding sequence GTGAACCCGGTCTATGTGGTCGCCGCGGTGCGCACGCCGATCGGCCGGTTCCGGGGTGCGTTGGCCGGGGTGCGCGCCGACCACCTGGGCGCCCACGCGCTGAATGCGCTGGTCGCCCGCGCCGGCGTGGGCGCAGAACACATCGACGACGTGATCTTCGGATGTGTCACCCAGATCGGCGAGCAGTCGGCAAACATCGCGCGGACCTCGCTGCTCGGCGCGGGCTGGCCCGAGACCATTCCAGCCATGACGGTGGACCGAAAGTGCGGATCGTCGGAAGCCGCGATCCATATCGGCGCGGCTCAGATCGCCGCTGGCGTGAGCGACCTGGTCGTCGCCGGCGGCGCCGAGGCAATGTCGCGCGTGCCGATGGGATCCAATCGAGCCATCCATGGCGAGGCGTTCGGCTGGATGGTTTCGGATCGCTACGAGACGACTTCGCAGGGCGAGGCGGCCGAGCGGATCGCTGATAAGTATGGCTTTGATCGTGACGTGTTGGACGATTTCGCCGCCGAGTCCCATCGCCGCGCCGCCGCCGCCACGGACGCCGGGCGCTTCGTCGCCGAAACCGTCGCCGTTCCGGTCGCCGAGCTCTGCGAAAAAGACTGGGAGGGGCCGCGTGACCCTCTCGAGGCCGACCAGACCATCCGCCGCGACACCAGCCGCGAGAAACTTTCGACGCTGAAAACCAGCTTCCGTGAGCAGGGGCGCATCACCGCGGGCAACGCTTCGCAAATCTCCGACGGGGCGGCGGTGGTGCTGCTCGCCTCTGAAGCCGCCGTCAAACGCTTCAACCTGACTCCGCTGGCGCGAATCCGCTCCGTCGCCGTCGTCGGGGCGGATCCGACCCTGATGCTGGAGGGCCCGATCGCCGCCAGCCGTAAGGCGGCGGCGCTGGCGGGTCTCGCGTTTGACGATATCGCGCTGTTCGAGGTCAATGAAGCCTTCGCCAGCGTGCCGATGATGTGGATGCAGGCGACCGGCGTGGACGCCGATCGACTGAACGTCAACGGCGGGGCCATCGCCTTGGGCCATCCGTTGGGCGCGACGGGCGCGCGGATCGCCACCAGCCTGATCCACGAGTTGCGCCGCACCGGCCAA